One Thermicanus aegyptius DSM 12793 DNA segment encodes these proteins:
- a CDS encoding ABC transporter ATP-binding protein codes for MDEQFEVLERVTRQRVVRRLFRYLLPFWKHLALAFLLLTLATGADVAGPILVKNFIDGYLTPRNLVVSAILLLAAGYFVLLVAATVFHYFQYLYFNKIALWVIQRIRVDLFAKVQRLGLSFFDRTPGGSLVSRITNDTEAIKELYVNVLSTFVQNIFFILGVFVAMFTLDARLAALLLLVIPVILALMKTYRHFSSKIFHIARSKLSQLNARLNESLQGMTIIQAMRQEKRMQQEYEAISRGYFFAFLKQIKINGLLVRPAVDFIYLITLIFILGFFGIKSFSNPIEIGVLYAFVNYLDRMFEPINEMMFRLTSFQKAVVAAERVFGLMDETRLAPSQEGEKNPQIEEGLVEFKNVSFSYDGKTEVLKNISFVAKPGQTVALVGHTGSGKSSIINLLMRFYPVEKGEILIDGVPLPAYSDAELRKKVGLVLQDPFLFVGDVKYNIRLHNKEISDEEIVEASRFVQADAFIERLPGKYDEPVVERGATFSSGQRQLIAFARTMALKPKILVLDEATASVDTETEEAIQVALGRMRQGRTTIAIAHRLSTIQDADLILVLHHGEIVERGTHQELLAKRGLYYTMFLLQQGGLLSGERRERIEMNG; via the coding sequence CGACAGGGGCGGACGTGGCGGGCCCCATTCTGGTGAAGAACTTTATTGACGGTTATTTAACCCCCCGAAATCTTGTGGTAAGCGCCATTCTCCTTTTGGCCGCCGGGTATTTCGTTCTTTTGGTGGCGGCAACGGTTTTTCACTACTTTCAATATCTCTATTTTAATAAAATTGCTTTATGGGTAATCCAGCGGATCCGCGTCGATCTCTTTGCGAAGGTGCAGCGTCTGGGCCTTTCCTTCTTCGACCGAACTCCGGGGGGAAGCCTCGTATCCCGCATCACCAATGATACGGAGGCGATAAAGGAGCTTTATGTCAACGTATTGTCCACGTTCGTGCAGAACATCTTCTTTATCCTGGGCGTCTTCGTCGCCATGTTTACCTTGGATGCCCGTTTGGCGGCTCTTCTCCTCCTGGTTATTCCGGTCATTCTGGCCTTGATGAAGACGTATCGCCATTTCAGTTCGAAGATCTTCCATATTGCTCGCTCTAAACTTAGCCAGTTGAACGCCAGGCTCAACGAATCCCTCCAGGGGATGACCATCATTCAGGCGATGCGGCAGGAGAAGAGGATGCAGCAGGAATATGAGGCGATCAGCCGGGGCTATTTCTTCGCTTTTTTAAAGCAGATTAAGATTAACGGCCTTCTGGTTCGCCCTGCGGTGGATTTCATTTACCTCATCACGCTCATCTTCATCCTCGGATTCTTTGGGATTAAATCCTTTTCCAATCCGATTGAGATCGGCGTTCTTTATGCCTTTGTCAATTACCTGGACCGAATGTTCGAGCCCATCAATGAGATGATGTTCCGGCTCACCTCCTTTCAGAAAGCGGTGGTGGCGGCAGAGAGAGTGTTTGGGCTCATGGATGAAACCCGCCTTGCTCCATCTCAGGAAGGAGAGAAAAATCCGCAAATCGAAGAAGGTTTGGTGGAGTTTAAAAATGTCAGTTTCTCTTACGATGGGAAGACGGAGGTATTGAAGAACATTTCCTTCGTGGCAAAACCGGGACAGACGGTCGCCTTAGTCGGACATACAGGTAGTGGAAAAAGCTCCATCATTAACCTATTGATGCGCTTTTATCCGGTGGAAAAGGGAGAAATTCTAATCGACGGGGTCCCCTTACCGGCTTATTCCGATGCGGAACTGAGGAAAAAGGTGGGCCTCGTCCTTCAAGACCCTTTCCTCTTTGTGGGGGATGTGAAGTATAACATCCGGCTTCATAACAAGGAAATCAGCGATGAAGAAATTGTAGAGGCGTCCCGTTTCGTGCAGGCGGACGCATTTATCGAACGATTGCCCGGGAAATATGATGAACCGGTGGTGGAGAGAGGAGCCACCTTCTCCAGCGGACAGCGGCAACTCATCGCGTTTGCCCGGACCATGGCACTGAAACCGAAGATCCTGGTTCTCGATGAGGCAACGGCCAGTGTCGATACGGAAACAGAGGAGGCGATCCAGGTCGCCTTGGGACGGATGCGTCAGGGACGGACCACCATCGCCATCGCCCATCGTCTTTCCACCATACAGGACGCGGATCTCATCTTGGTTCTTCATCATGGGGAGATCGTGGAACGGGGAACCCATCAGGAACTTTTGGCTAAGAGGGGGCTTTACTATACCATGTTCCTTCTCCAACAGGGAGGGCTCCTTTCGGGAGAGAGGCGGGAACGCATCGAGATGAACGGATAA
- a CDS encoding MFS transporter yields MRFRDFHPNVKIRIYVSFITSFAQSLTFPFMAIYFAHYFGEAFTGLLFLASILLSIATGFYGGYFADRVGRKKLMVLAEAVFFGGYFLTMMANSPWLISPEITAFTFLLISSFWGIYGPAGDAMLLDVTTSENRTLMYSIMYWSHNLTLAVGASIGAFFFEKHRFILFAVMTGAVLLSLLTTIFLVQETYDAKKEREERERIRGRKDGLIRNYLQVITDAPFMLFGLASLLIVTLEFQLQNYIGIRLAKEVPEQSLFGISFNGVNLLGFLQTENTVLVVLLAAFAAVITRRFPEEKMLYVGSFLYIIGYSVITAVNLPVLLLLAMLLATIGEVIKVPVQQSLFAEMIPGHSRSAYIAVNGFVWQGARVLSSLGVLLGTVLSGWEMGLVAFFMGVGGMFLYRTVMPEIQARREKWKKEEFSSSTDDEKREVLIGS; encoded by the coding sequence ATGCGTTTTCGGGATTTCCATCCGAATGTGAAGATTCGAATTTACGTCAGTTTCATCACCAGTTTTGCCCAATCATTAACCTTTCCGTTTATGGCGATCTATTTTGCCCACTATTTCGGAGAGGCGTTTACCGGGCTTCTTTTCTTAGCCAGCATCCTTTTAAGCATAGCGACCGGTTTTTATGGCGGCTACTTCGCCGACCGGGTGGGGAGGAAGAAATTGATGGTCTTAGCGGAGGCCGTATTTTTTGGGGGATATTTTCTGACGATGATGGCCAACTCGCCCTGGCTCATCTCGCCGGAGATTACCGCTTTCACGTTTCTCCTCATCAGTTCCTTCTGGGGAATCTACGGGCCTGCCGGGGATGCGATGCTCCTTGATGTAACCACGTCGGAGAATAGGACCTTGATGTATTCCATCATGTACTGGAGCCACAACCTCACCTTGGCGGTAGGGGCGTCGATCGGAGCCTTTTTCTTTGAAAAACATCGCTTTATTCTTTTCGCTGTCATGACGGGGGCGGTCCTTCTCTCCCTCCTCACCACCATTTTTTTGGTTCAGGAGACCTATGATGCGAAGAAAGAGCGGGAAGAGAGAGAGAGAATTCGGGGGCGGAAAGATGGCCTCATCCGAAATTACCTTCAAGTGATAACGGATGCCCCCTTCATGCTGTTCGGTTTGGCTTCTTTACTGATCGTCACCTTGGAATTTCAGCTTCAGAACTATATCGGGATACGCCTGGCAAAGGAGGTTCCGGAGCAGAGCCTTTTTGGAATTTCTTTCAATGGGGTAAACCTTCTCGGATTCTTGCAGACGGAGAATACGGTGCTGGTCGTTCTACTGGCCGCCTTCGCAGCCGTTATCACCCGAAGGTTCCCGGAGGAGAAGATGCTTTACGTGGGCTCTTTTCTGTACATCATCGGATATAGTGTCATTACCGCCGTGAACCTCCCCGTCCTTTTGCTTTTGGCGATGCTTCTGGCCACCATCGGAGAGGTCATAAAGGTACCGGTGCAGCAGTCCCTCTTCGCGGAGATGATACCCGGCCACTCGCGCAGCGCCTACATCGCCGTGAACGGCTTTGTCTGGCAGGGAGCCCGGGTACTCTCCTCCCTGGGTGTTCTTTTGGGAACCGTTTTAAGCGGATGGGAGATGGGATTGGTCGCCTTTTTCATGGGGGTGGGAGGGATGTTCCTCTATCGCACGGTCATGCCGGAGATTCAAGCCCGGCGGGAGAAATGGAAGAAGGAGGAGTTCTCATCTTCCACCGATGACGAAAAGAGGGAAGTGCTGATCGGTTCTTAG
- a CDS encoding SDR family NAD(P)-dependent oxidoreductase: MRFAGKKVLITGGGSGIGAAATEAFLNEGAEVAVFDVIGPEPLMERWKGKKCTVFQVDVSCAEAVDEAVRQLEKQWGVLDVLVNNAGIEFVGAIEEMSEDDWDRVLDINLKGIFLVTKSSLPMLKSVSGVIVNTASQLAIVGAPHFTAYTASKSAVLNFTRSLALEVAKYGIRVNAVCPGAVDTPLLRRQFADGKQGPQGTLEDLIRMHPLMRLGRPEEIAAAILFLSSADASFITGSALVADGGYTSW; the protein is encoded by the coding sequence ATGCGATTTGCAGGCAAAAAAGTGCTGATTACCGGAGGGGGGTCAGGAATCGGCGCGGCTGCGACGGAAGCTTTTTTGAACGAAGGAGCGGAAGTCGCCGTATTCGACGTCATAGGTCCGGAACCGTTAATGGAGCGCTGGAAAGGGAAAAAATGTACCGTCTTTCAAGTCGACGTCAGCTGTGCGGAAGCGGTGGACGAGGCAGTCCGCCAGCTGGAAAAGCAATGGGGCGTTTTGGATGTGCTGGTGAACAATGCAGGTATCGAGTTTGTCGGCGCCATCGAGGAAATGAGCGAGGATGACTGGGACCGCGTCCTTGATATCAATCTCAAAGGGATTTTTTTGGTGACGAAGTCAAGTTTGCCGATGTTGAAATCCGTTAGTGGGGTCATTGTCAACACGGCGTCCCAGCTCGCTATCGTAGGCGCTCCCCATTTTACGGCCTATACTGCATCGAAATCCGCGGTGCTCAATTTCACCCGCAGCCTAGCGCTCGAAGTGGCAAAATACGGAATACGGGTGAATGCGGTCTGTCCGGGTGCTGTGGACACGCCGCTGTTGCGGAGGCAATTCGCGGATGGCAAGCAGGGCCCGCAAGGAACGCTGGAGGACCTGATCCGTATGCACCCACTGATGAGATTGGGCCGGCCCGAGGAAATCGCGGCAGCGATCTTATTTTTGAGTTCGGCGGATGCATCGTTTATCACCGGATCCGCACTAGTGGCCGACGGGGGCTACACTTCCTGGTAA
- a CDS encoding ABC transporter ATP-binding protein, with protein sequence MPFIEVKDIVKMYHDPKRGKNLLALDHVDLTVEKNEFLCLLGPSGCGKSTLLNMIAGFEKQTSGTILMNDKEVTGPGADRGMVFQQPTLMPWLPVWENVSFHLKLKGVGKKERREKAQEFIDMVGLKGFENHYPYELSGGMNQRVGIARALLLNPSVILMDEPFAALDAQTKMDMQEELVRIWQFHKVTVIFVTHSVEEALILGTKVAVMTHRPGKIRELLSIHLPRPRDVTSHLFNEYKRDILGYIREESKLAKAT encoded by the coding sequence ATGCCGTTCATAGAGGTGAAAGATATCGTCAAAATGTATCACGATCCGAAAAGGGGAAAAAACCTGCTCGCGTTGGACCACGTCGATCTGACCGTGGAAAAAAATGAATTTTTGTGCCTGCTAGGTCCGAGCGGCTGCGGCAAATCGACGCTGCTCAACATGATCGCCGGATTCGAAAAGCAAACGTCCGGAACGATTCTCATGAACGACAAAGAGGTAACCGGACCTGGCGCGGACCGGGGCATGGTCTTTCAGCAGCCGACGCTCATGCCGTGGCTGCCCGTATGGGAGAACGTCTCGTTCCACTTAAAGCTCAAGGGGGTCGGGAAAAAGGAACGCCGCGAAAAGGCCCAGGAATTTATCGATATGGTCGGCCTGAAAGGTTTCGAAAATCATTATCCGTATGAGCTGTCCGGCGGGATGAACCAACGGGTCGGAATCGCGCGGGCGCTCTTGCTCAATCCTTCCGTCATTCTAATGGATGAACCTTTTGCAGCCTTGGACGCGCAGACGAAAATGGATATGCAGGAGGAGCTGGTGCGCATCTGGCAGTTTCATAAAGTTACCGTCATCTTCGTCACGCACAGCGTGGAAGAAGCGTTGATCCTGGGAACGAAAGTGGCCGTGATGACCCACCGGCCGGGAAAAATCAGGGAACTGCTTTCCATTCACCTTCCCCGCCCGAGAGATGTCACCTCGCATCTATTCAACGAGTACAAGAGAGATATTCTCGGGTATATCCGAGAAGAGTCGAAATTAGCCAAAGCGACCTGA
- a CDS encoding amidohydrolase family protein, with protein sequence MFDLLFKEVHCLFREETLDVGVKNGKIEYVGISGSAPPAAETVEAGGRMLLPGLVESHIHLDKAYLLEQMGREATTLEEAIQITAALKRGYTREDILRRSEKVLAKAVAAGVTHMRCHAEVDPIIGLSSMETMLELKRKWEHVLTLQIVAFPQEGIFKEPGTAGLMREALSAGADAVGGIPYNDLDADKHLDFVFGLAVEFGKPADLHVDFSDDPNQRDILKIVRRTLDCGMQGKVAVAHLTSLGSVSEPEAREIARMIAEAGIAVITLPMTDLYLNGRADKEKIRRGLTPVRLLREEGVRVIVGSNNIRNAFTPFGRGDPLDSARLLAQTAHLGLKADVGLLLDMVTEEAANALEIDGYGIRPGGDADLVLFDAFHPGEVLFEVPGRIGVWKKGRKVASSLVHTELSVFK encoded by the coding sequence GTGTTCGATTTGTTATTTAAGGAAGTGCACTGTTTGTTCCGGGAAGAAACGCTCGATGTCGGCGTGAAAAACGGCAAAATAGAATATGTGGGAATCTCCGGTTCCGCCCCTCCGGCCGCAGAAACCGTTGAGGCCGGAGGCCGGATGCTGCTGCCGGGGCTGGTCGAATCGCATATCCACCTCGACAAGGCGTATTTGCTCGAACAAATGGGCCGGGAAGCCACCACGCTTGAGGAAGCTATTCAGATCACCGCCGCTCTGAAACGCGGCTACACCCGGGAAGACATCTTGCGGAGGTCCGAGAAAGTGCTGGCCAAAGCGGTGGCCGCTGGGGTGACCCATATGCGATGCCATGCCGAAGTCGATCCGATCATCGGGCTGTCCAGTATGGAAACAATGCTGGAATTGAAGAGGAAATGGGAACATGTGCTCACTTTGCAGATCGTTGCGTTTCCGCAGGAAGGCATCTTCAAGGAGCCGGGGACGGCTGGACTTATGCGCGAAGCGCTGTCTGCAGGGGCCGATGCGGTCGGCGGTATTCCTTACAACGACTTGGATGCGGATAAACATCTCGATTTTGTGTTCGGGTTGGCAGTTGAGTTCGGAAAACCGGCCGATTTGCATGTGGATTTTTCGGATGACCCGAACCAGCGGGATATTCTGAAAATCGTCCGACGCACGTTGGATTGCGGGATGCAGGGCAAAGTGGCGGTTGCCCATCTGACCTCTCTCGGTTCCGTTTCGGAGCCGGAAGCGCGGGAAATCGCGCGGATGATTGCCGAAGCGGGAATCGCCGTTATCACGCTGCCGATGACCGATCTGTATCTGAACGGCAGAGCGGATAAAGAAAAAATCCGCAGAGGTTTGACCCCGGTTCGTCTGCTGCGCGAAGAGGGGGTCCGAGTTATCGTGGGTTCCAACAACATCCGGAACGCGTTTACCCCTTTCGGCCGGGGCGATCCGCTCGATTCCGCCCGATTGTTGGCCCAGACGGCTCACCTGGGGTTAAAGGCGGACGTCGGCCTACTGTTGGACATGGTCACAGAGGAAGCCGCAAACGCGTTGGAAATCGACGGGTACGGAATCCGGCCCGGAGGAGACGCCGATCTTGTTCTTTTCGACGCTTTTCACCCGGGGGAAGTGCTCTTCGAAGTTCCGGGGCGAATCGGCGTTTGGAAAAAAGGACGGAAAGTGGCATCCTCCCTCGTGCATACGGAGCTGAGCGTCTTTAAGTAA
- a CDS encoding copper amine oxidase N-terminal domain-containing protein, which yields MTDKYSKMKNGTLMVPLRSVMERLGADVIWNGEKYRVIVHYMGKDVVIPPGKRSVTIGQSVYPLTEATVLVDGTVWTELQLLETAFQLKIFSRPVFTMTSKTWMRPAIGPLTDPAFQPDYRVIPSRGNSFYPPPQGCRRMPLERLCASP from the coding sequence ATGACGGATAAATACTCCAAGATGAAAAACGGAACGCTCATGGTTCCGTTGCGAAGCGTAATGGAAAGACTGGGAGCCGATGTGATATGGAACGGCGAGAAATATCGGGTCATCGTCCATTACATGGGAAAAGATGTTGTCATACCGCCTGGCAAACGCAGCGTCACCATTGGACAGTCCGTCTATCCGCTCACCGAAGCGACTGTTCTTGTCGACGGAACCGTATGGACAGAACTCCAGCTGCTGGAAACCGCTTTTCAGTTGAAGATCTTCTCGCGTCCAGTGTTTACAATGACCAGTAAAACCTGGATGCGTCCCGCTATCGGTCCTTTAACGGATCCGGCCTTTCAGCCGGATTACCGCGTGATTCCATCTAGGGGGAACAGCTTTTATCCACCGCCACAGGGATGTCGCCGAATGCCGCTTGAGCGGCTTTGCGCCTCTCCCTAA
- a CDS encoding ABC transporter permease yields the protein MADKPAIFLVFLGAFFPILMNTIHGVKTTDKNLIRAASMMGSNQWQLIRYVILPAALPNIFAGLRIAIGSAWMLTVTAEMIAVKSGLGYVLWDSYYFLRYDLVLASMISIGLLGFLSDLLLKKMMNRVLHWQRNMSVQGL from the coding sequence ATCGCCGACAAACCGGCCATCTTTCTCGTTTTTCTCGGAGCGTTTTTCCCGATCTTGATGAATACGATTCACGGGGTGAAAACGACGGACAAAAACTTGATCCGGGCCGCATCCATGATGGGCTCGAACCAATGGCAGCTCATTCGGTACGTCATTTTGCCAGCTGCGCTTCCGAACATTTTTGCCGGCCTGCGCATTGCCATCGGCTCGGCGTGGATGCTGACGGTGACAGCGGAGATGATCGCGGTCAAAAGCGGTTTGGGTTACGTGCTGTGGGATTCGTACTATTTTCTGAGATACGATCTGGTACTCGCCAGCATGATTAGCATCGGTTTGCTAGGTTTTCTAAGCGACCTCTTGTTGAAAAAAATGATGAACCGCGTGCTTCACTGGCAGCGCAACATGTCCGTGCAAGGATTGTAG
- a CDS encoding maleate cis-trans isomerase family protein, which translates to MLTPSSNTVLEPVCQQMLSCLDDVSVHFSRFTVTEISMRPNALGQFEQESMLRAARLLADAEVDVIAWNGTSAGWLGFEADVRLCERIFQETGIPATTSVLALNEAFELYGIKSFGLVTPYTPDINEKIIANYSTIGLECAAEQCLGMYVNKEFSRVSPKAIEQMVAQVAVPGVEAITTFCTNLRAAPLVQSLEQKYGIPIFDTISVVVWKSLNMIGISPDCVQGWGGLFKSEEANEAVQS; encoded by the coding sequence ATGCTGACCCCCTCGTCCAATACGGTTCTGGAGCCGGTATGCCAACAGATGCTTTCCTGTCTAGATGATGTTTCGGTCCACTTTTCCCGGTTTACCGTCACGGAAATTTCCATGCGGCCGAACGCTTTAGGACAGTTTGAACAGGAATCGATGCTGCGGGCGGCCAGATTGCTTGCGGATGCCGAAGTCGACGTGATCGCGTGGAACGGGACATCGGCGGGATGGCTAGGATTTGAGGCGGATGTCCGGCTTTGCGAACGGATTTTTCAAGAAACCGGAATTCCCGCTACCACTTCGGTGCTGGCGCTTAACGAAGCATTTGAGCTGTACGGAATCAAATCTTTCGGTCTGGTCACGCCTTATACGCCGGACATAAACGAAAAAATTATCGCCAATTATTCCACCATCGGATTAGAATGCGCCGCCGAGCAGTGTCTAGGAATGTATGTCAACAAAGAGTTCAGCCGCGTTTCGCCAAAAGCGATCGAACAGATGGTGGCCCAAGTGGCCGTTCCGGGTGTGGAGGCGATCACGACGTTTTGCACCAATCTGCGAGCAGCCCCGCTGGTACAATCGCTGGAACAGAAATACGGTATCCCTATTTTCGATACGATTTCCGTCGTCGTGTGGAAATCCTTGAACATGATCGGTATATCCCCGGATTGTGTGCAAGGTTGGGGCGGTCTGTTTAAGTCGGAAGAGGCGAATGAAGCGGTGCAGTCATGA
- a CDS encoding PucR family transcriptional regulator yields MQFTVEDALSIYPLSEGKLIAGKTGLNRIVKSVNIMDAPDISDWIHEGEILFTTAYLLKDNPEDAIHLLRKLVQKGSAGLGIKLGRFWTDIPESLVREADLLSFPLIELPYQFTFSDQIKGLFNAEMQKRTQQLKRILNKQKELIRFALNGKTGDFFMNLSSIIEFPMAVVGSHGHILFNNLSLPKEQILKGWPWKPIIQSIRTDIGKLTLIPLQTHGDPSNGVGFVVFHSQESQSLREEKGLLLQTAEIIAVHLEAMEKEHLEGSIQKEITALVRDYLKQKVSIHTLMNYTARMGIPFCNEPYQCLLATVQDADHLSKEKLLKRVYQEMLYHPLLKEMSNLHFFIGDEIFSIIPAKLPKGERKLSDTIARIFSELSLDYGGSLSFSLSQPKMRAEDLADAYRECVNAKDTAKQLNLNNLVVEYDNVELAYIFQSVPREKMERFCQKIISPLSEKSQESSHDMLKTLEIFIQTNGQIKETANQLYIHRNTAAYRLEKISEILQVDFKNFDHLLKLKLFFLFEQILQNVK; encoded by the coding sequence ATGCAGTTCACCGTAGAGGATGCACTATCCATCTACCCTTTGTCCGAGGGTAAACTGATCGCCGGAAAAACAGGATTGAACCGAATCGTTAAGTCCGTCAACATCATGGATGCCCCGGACATCTCCGATTGGATTCATGAAGGAGAGATTCTATTTACGACAGCCTATCTATTGAAAGACAATCCGGAGGATGCCATTCATCTGCTTCGGAAACTCGTGCAAAAGGGCTCTGCCGGACTGGGCATTAAATTAGGAAGGTTTTGGACGGATATTCCCGAATCCCTCGTCAGAGAGGCGGATCTCCTATCCTTTCCCTTGATTGAACTCCCTTATCAATTTACCTTTTCCGATCAAATCAAAGGCCTATTCAATGCAGAAATGCAGAAGAGAACCCAACAATTGAAGCGCATTTTGAATAAACAGAAAGAACTGATTCGCTTTGCATTAAACGGAAAGACCGGCGATTTCTTCATGAATTTATCGTCGATTATCGAATTTCCGATGGCTGTCGTTGGTTCCCACGGACATATTTTGTTTAACAATCTTTCTCTCCCAAAGGAGCAAATACTGAAAGGATGGCCCTGGAAACCGATCATTCAGTCGATTCGTACCGATATCGGAAAATTGACTCTGATCCCCCTTCAAACCCATGGAGATCCGTCGAACGGAGTCGGATTTGTTGTATTCCACTCACAGGAATCCCAATCCTTAAGAGAAGAAAAGGGGTTATTATTGCAAACCGCCGAAATCATCGCGGTTCACTTGGAGGCAATGGAGAAGGAACATCTGGAAGGATCAATTCAAAAAGAAATCACCGCTTTGGTACGTGACTATCTGAAACAAAAAGTTTCTATCCATACATTGATGAATTATACTGCGCGCATGGGGATTCCCTTTTGTAATGAACCCTACCAATGCCTCCTGGCCACCGTCCAGGACGCCGACCATCTTTCAAAAGAAAAACTGCTCAAAAGAGTCTATCAAGAAATGCTCTACCACCCTCTGCTTAAGGAGATGTCCAACCTTCACTTTTTCATTGGGGATGAAATCTTTTCCATTATTCCTGCCAAACTTCCCAAAGGAGAACGTAAACTCTCCGATACCATCGCACGAATATTTTCAGAGCTTTCTTTAGATTACGGAGGCTCTCTCTCTTTTTCCCTAAGTCAACCTAAAATGAGAGCAGAAGATCTTGCCGACGCATATCGGGAGTGTGTTAACGCCAAAGATACGGCCAAACAGTTAAACCTGAACAACCTCGTCGTTGAATATGATAACGTAGAGTTGGCCTACATTTTCCAGTCTGTCCCACGGGAGAAAATGGAGAGATTTTGTCAAAAAATCATTTCCCCCCTTTCGGAAAAATCACAGGAATCATCGCACGATATGCTAAAAACGCTGGAGATCTTCATCCAGACCAACGGGCAAATTAAAGAGACCGCCAACCAATTATATATTCATCGGAATACCGCCGCATATCGGTTAGAAAAAATCAGCGAAATCCTCCAAGTGGATTTCAAAAATTTTGACCACCTGTTGAAACTAAAATTATTCTTCCTTTTTGAACAAATTCTACAAAATGTAAAATAA
- a CDS encoding ABC transporter substrate-binding protein produces MGKRYFFRLSVLSFILVVLLAACSSPVGNQAANTANAPEAKNLETVKLGYAKCAHCVSMSIVPELTNEVKVDAINFNSGNDVMTALVSKSIDIAQITYLHYVTALDKGFDVVAVSGQVNGGSDIIVGNAVDLKPDDWEGFKKLVQERLESGNKLKIAASRGNAQDIHLRGELLLNGIDPVNDVEIINIPNPSDHAAALQRGEVDAVSTVEPFASQIVLSGVGKHFAYPYKQAAGNLTNLIVTRSDVIKNKPDQVQAVVNAVVKLVGDLKKDQTEWVKSINKITGLDANIAKASLKNAYPDYNMYYKQTLAIASMMKDLQYISADVSDKVGKNMDYSFLEKATGKSKNELGYQ; encoded by the coding sequence ATGGGGAAACGATACTTTTTCCGGCTGTCTGTTTTGTCGTTCATTTTGGTCGTTCTTTTGGCGGCCTGTTCGTCTCCGGTGGGGAATCAGGCGGCGAACACGGCGAATGCACCGGAAGCAAAAAATTTGGAAACCGTCAAATTGGGGTACGCCAAATGCGCGCACTGTGTCTCGATGTCGATTGTGCCGGAACTTACTAACGAAGTGAAAGTGGACGCGATTAATTTCAACTCTGGCAACGATGTGATGACCGCTCTCGTATCCAAAAGCATCGATATCGCCCAAATCACCTATCTGCATTACGTGACGGCACTGGACAAAGGCTTTGACGTTGTTGCCGTTTCCGGCCAGGTCAACGGCGGTTCTGATATTATAGTCGGGAACGCCGTCGATCTGAAACCTGATGACTGGGAGGGCTTCAAAAAGCTTGTCCAGGAACGGCTGGAATCTGGTAACAAGCTGAAAATTGCCGCTTCCCGCGGCAACGCCCAGGATATCCACCTGCGCGGCGAACTTTTGCTCAACGGCATCGATCCCGTCAACGACGTGGAGATCATTAACATTCCCAACCCTTCGGACCATGCGGCCGCCTTGCAAAGGGGAGAAGTGGACGCAGTGAGCACGGTTGAACCGTTCGCGTCGCAAATCGTTTTGAGCGGTGTTGGCAAACATTTCGCCTATCCGTACAAACAGGCGGCCGGTAATTTGACGAATCTCATCGTAACGCGGTCCGACGTCATCAAAAACAAGCCGGATCAAGTGCAGGCTGTCGTGAATGCCGTCGTCAAGCTGGTTGGCGATTTGAAGAAAGATCAGACGGAATGGGTGAAGTCGATCAACAAAATAACCGGCCTGGACGCCAACATCGCCAAAGCGTCGCTGAAAAACGCTTATCCTGACTACAACATGTACTACAAACAGACGCTGGCCATTGCCTCGATGATGAAAGATCTGCAATATATTTCCGCAGACGTTTCCGATAAAGTCGGCAAAAACATGGATTACAGCTTTTTGGAGAAAGCGACGGGCAAAAGCAAAAACGAGTTGGGTTATCAATAA